From a single Verrucomicrobiota bacterium genomic region:
- a CDS encoding type I restriction endonuclease subunit S — MQSRIPEGCQRRERTRALQHAMMQELFTGETRLIDG, encoded by the coding sequence ATTCAATCCCGCATCCCGGAGGGATGCCAGCGGCGGGAGAGGACCCGCGCCCTCCAGCACGCCATGATGCAGGAACTCTTCACCGGCGAAACCCGGTTGATTGATGGTTGA
- a CDS encoding DUF4062 domain-containing protein, giving the protein MKLFISSVQKEFAAERQALKDYLPGDASLRRFFEAFLFEDLPASDQRPDAVSLDEPSP; this is encoded by the coding sequence TTGAAGCTATTCATCAGCAGCGTGCAAAAGGAGTTCGCCGCCGAAAGGCAGGCGCTGAAGGATTATCTTCCCGGCGATGCATCGCTGCGGCGGTTCTTCGAGGCGTTCCTGTTCGAGGATTTGCCGGCGTCCGACCAGCGGCCGGACGCGGTGTCTTTGGATGAGCCCTCACCATAA
- a CDS encoding type II secretion system protein codes for MKTNTSLNRFSLRQGQRRAFTLIELLVVIAIIAILAGMLVPALGRAKSKAHQTACVNNLKQLGLAFAMYLDDNRDTFPGVASRGAYNPMHEDWIFWNIQRAGSGDFTSRIIQDPRNTAIGRYLGSFNTNIFRCPSDKDWDARRKMDANPYVYSYSLVSYLLDNRNLGPGSIFPIVAGSAPALPFKYTAIKSPAQKMVLVDENGDTKNGQPFIDDGRFVPPGNVLAARHKIFRGSRPNATTYFKTGRGSVLLADWHVEPFTPNQAQQPRHYDTSWDRP; via the coding sequence ATGAAAACGAATACTTCACTGAATCGTTTTTCGTTGCGCCAAGGCCAGCGCCGGGCTTTCACCCTGATCGAGTTGCTGGTCGTGATCGCGATTATCGCCATCCTCGCTGGCATGCTCGTGCCCGCCTTGGGCCGCGCCAAATCCAAAGCTCACCAAACGGCGTGCGTCAATAATTTGAAACAACTCGGACTGGCGTTCGCGATGTATCTCGACGATAACCGCGACACATTTCCGGGTGTCGCATCCCGCGGCGCTTACAATCCCATGCATGAAGACTGGATTTTTTGGAATATCCAGCGCGCCGGGAGCGGCGATTTCACCAGCCGCATCATTCAAGATCCGCGCAATACCGCCATCGGCCGGTATCTCGGTTCGTTCAATACCAACATTTTCCGCTGTCCATCAGACAAGGATTGGGATGCGCGACGCAAGATGGATGCGAACCCTTACGTGTATAGTTATTCGCTGGTCAGCTATTTGTTGGATAACCGCAATCTCGGCCCCGGTTCGATCTTCCCGATTGTGGCCGGATCGGCGCCCGCACTGCCGTTCAAATACACCGCCATTAAGTCGCCCGCGCAAAAGATGGTGTTAGTGGATGAAAATGGCGACACGAAGAATGGCCAGCCTTTTATTGACGACGGCCGATTTGTGCCGCCAGGAAATGTGCTTGCGGCGCGGCACAAGATATTTCGGGGCTCACGCCCAAACGCCACCACTTACTTCAAGACCGGCCGCGGATCTGTCTTGCTCGCCGATTGGCACGTCGAACCGTTCACCCCCAATCAAGCGCAGCAGCCCAGACATTACGACACTTCATGGGACCGCCCGTGA